The genomic interval AAAATTTAATATAGGTCACcattaaatagatataaaattCTGGCTACGTCCTAgatggataaaaagtaacttctCAGTTCCTCTAATTTAAGTTCTCTCAGTTCCGCATAAAAATATTTGCTAAACAATCCAAAGTTGTTCATCTTTCAAGTCTTGTACAAAGAATACGTTCAAagcgattttaaatttttattactctTTTTTTGTGAGTTTTTATCCGTACTTTATAacaagatttttattatttgaattagatctaaattaaatttatttaagaaGAAAGAAAATCGAATTAATTAATTCAGTCGTTACTGAGTTAACTaaactgtaggtatatattaaaggaatataatataaaaggtatTCTTATTCTATTGTTTATATGTACAATCACGAAGTAGAAAATATGATTgtataaaaattctttttattgTACCAACTGGGATCGAAATGGTTAGATTAACAGATAATTCCATAAAATATGCAAAGGGAAGTCCAATCCAAAAACATATATTGCAAGACAAGCTTTCTTTTCATACACTGGAAGGACCGAAAGTTTTCCCGCTGTTCCTGAAATTGGGGTCTCGTAGTCAATTTTCGCTTAGCAGTGCTACTTCGGTCGCATGTAACATGTTTAACGTGTTCGATATAAGTAATTATTACGAGCCATTACACCAATGTGGCTTTGCTTTAATCCAATAACCGCGTTTACGAATGTCTGGACAGAGGGATAATTCAAACATAgtgtcatattattttataagtattttgCGGATTAAGCCAACTTGCAACTAGAACTAAATTttgtaatgctgtcactttttggcaGGTGCATTATCATTGAAataaatcggtttaactgtccCTGTGCAAGCGGGCCTTAGTATCTGTCTGTACAAAAATGACCACAAAATTCTAAATACAGTAAGTaaccagcaggaaatattgtacatcgactattagaaagaggtttaGGCTccatagagcattgtctttgtcactcataccatacctatatgacgttttgtcggtttcaaagacagagacaacactctacgaaaccgctgtctctttcgaggtcgatgtacaatattttctgccggctactataatatttttaatgtaccATGTTCTTCTAGAGTTCTGCGAAACAATGGAAAATATAATACAAGACAAGGTCTTCCTATATTATTTGCTTACACATGGATGGATCTAATCCAAAAACGTAGAGATCTTGTGGAAAAGGCATCATAATTCCCGGAAGCGTCTATCCGAAAACCGAAAACACAATCCTATTTTATGgttattttgatataaaaaaatgtttattattaaacaaaGGTCATCTTCTTTAATCGACATCATTACGTCAATAGCAAGatcctgtaggtacctacactctGCCCTGTGTCTGAAGCGAGTCCCTATGCTGACGTCGAAACATTTACCGATTGAAGAATCCTAAACaggggtacctacctatttatccTATTTTATGTTCATATTAATTTAACTCAGATTTTTAATAATGATAAAGTtactgttaattttttttttaagtacacCCGTCGTTTTTTGGCTGGTTATTTGAcgattaaaaaacatttttctatttcattatcacagtttctgtaaaaatgtttctgtttctattattttatatgTCTAAGCTGTTATTTATGTATgaatgtatattctttattgcacgacgaaacacaaatgacaggttacaaaaaagaaatcttaaaaattaggtacaaaaaggcggtcttatcgcttaatagcgatctctttcagacaaccttaacgctagggagaaaactattaagtatttatgTAAACTTATAAGTAATAATACTTCTTTTTGGCAATTATTtccgtcttaaccactaggctactttttatagagataaccacatcactggtaTAGAGTCAAAAATCAAACAAGTCACAAACTGTTTGCTAAGTTACAGTTCAGAAATCTCTTAAGTTGAGAAACTGTGCATCCGGGCTTTAGAGTTCCGCTCACTGCAACCTTTATTAATACCTATCGCTATCGAATTGCGAAAGTAAAAGTTGCTTCAATCAGAGTAAAAGTTGAGAGTCAATTGTATGATGATCTTTACGTTAATTAAAATAAGCGGgaggatacttttatcccgaaaaacattAGAGTTGCTTCGGGACACCGAAATCAAATTTTTATCTATATCACTCCATAAAATTTGAACCGATTTGCACAGTTATTATTTTTTCGTTTATACTATCACGTTTCTAAGTTTGGTGAagatttgataaataatttcggAGATAgaggacggaactcctcaaAAGATAACAGTAAATCAATCGCGACCAGTGTAATTGTActatggcacggaacccttcgtgtacgagttcgactcacttgaccggttttttttaatacgaaTGTATGAGCTTTGCCCATCTGGAGCTTTATATCTGTATCCCACAAAACATTGGCCATTCTAATACTTAGAAGTAGGTCCCACTTACAATAATAGTACGAAATTTCATCGCGTTTAATATAACTAGCCGATTAACTGGTGTAGATGCGTGGATgacaatttaaagatttttcttgcagttgtaaaatgatttattgagcgcagaccgttggttagtttttaacaagaagagaacaaaggaatttatgaaaacgtcaattgatacaaaaaatatatagaaaattgcgggtggttataaaaatattatgttgcatgaactgacatttggaaaagataataaatgtgtgattttagattattaatgtttgattccaaaatattaaacatgagttataaaagtgactaatttatatatatatacaataacaaaatactataaagaaacAATTAGATAATTAAATGAACGATAAAATTATGAGTCGATGAGTTGGTACGCATTTGCTGCAAAGATGTTGTAGGCGCTTCAACATCCTCCCCTCCGTGGAAAGCGCAGCTTTCAACTTTCTGGATCATCCCAGGTAAGTAGTGGACAAAGTTTTACAAATGGTCTTCTGAAGGTGCCCTTGGATGTAGTTACTTCAGCGACGCGTGATACTCCATCGGAGCCAGGAAATAATCGTGAAACTCTTCCAAGCTTCCAGCATAGTGGTGGTAAGTTGTCCTCTATTAGAAGTACTAGATCTCCTTCTTTTAATTTTGCTGAATTCGTTTGCCATTTAGATCGCTGCTGAAGTTCTGCGATGTATTCCTTTTGCCATCGCTGCCAAAAGTGCTGGCGAATTTGTTCGAGTCTTTCATAACGTCGAAGGCGATTTGGATTGTAATGTTGTAGCGGAGGTGACGGTACCGAAGTAAGTGGCCGTCCTATCAAAAAGTGCCCCGGAGTTAGGGAGCGATAGTCGGTAGGATTGGATGTCAGGGGACATAAAGGTCGACTATTCAAAATAGCTTCAACTTGAGTGAATAATGTTCCTAATTCCTCAAAATTTAGATGGGTATTACCCATGACGCGACGGATGTGGTATTTAGCGGATTTGACACCAGCCTCAAAAATGCCACCAAAGTGAGGACTATACGTGGGTGAGAATATGAATTTAATGTTTTCGCCAGTTGCAGAGTCAATGATAGTTTGTTCATTAGCCtttaaaaagatgcctatttcCTTGGCTGCCGAGACAAAGTTTTTCCCGTTGTCGCAAAAGATTTCCGCAGGTTTTCCGCGTCTTGACGTAAATCTGCGTAGCGCTTGTAAAAACCCTTCTTTGGTTAGGTCACTGACAGCTTCTAAATGTAAACATTTGAATCTTAGacatacaaataaacacaaATATGCTTTAATGACTCTGGACCCACGACCCTTCTTATTAGAGATATAGAATGGTCCAGCAAAGTCTATTCCCACAGTCTTAAATGGAAAATCTGGTGTAATTCTTTGGATGGGTAAGTTACCCATTATGGGATAGATTGCCTTCCCTTGATGGCGCTTGCATGTTACGCAATTGTGAAATGTATTCCTAGCAAGGCGTCTACCATTAATTGGCCATAATGATTCGCGGATTGACGCGAGCAGTAGCTGTGGTCCAGCATGCATATGACGAAGGTGATATtgttcaaaaattaatttagtgAAATGATGACTTGAGTGTAGCAAAATCGGATGTTTTTTGTCGAAATCGTAATTAGAATTGTCAATTCTGCCACCAACTCGTATTAATTTAGCATCACTATCAAAGAAAGGAGTTAATGATATGATGTGAGATTTATTGCTAATTGGCTTTCCACTTTCTAATAGTTTAAATTCCTTTGGAAAGGATTGCCTTTGAGAAATAGCACAAAGATTTGAAAATGCGTCGTTTAATTCCTCTAAAGATAAACTGCCTGtaagtttatttgttttgtgtcGTAGATTATGAATAAATCGTTTTATATATGCAAAAGTTCTTTGTAATTTTGATAGTTTAGAGTAGCGTTCAAATTCTATAACAGAATCAAGAATGTCTACTACCGCAGCTGAAAGGCCTTTAGTTTCTGGTAGGTTTTCTTCAACGCGGTGTGATGAAAGAATAGGCCATTCTGATTCCGGTTTTTGTAAGAACTCGGGACCATGCCACCACATCTGCTTAGATACTATATCTTTAGGAGTAACGCCCCTAGAAATATAGTCTGCAGGATTAAGTGCAGAGGGCACGTAGCGCCATGAAGATATATCTGTTGTTTCGGATATCTCCACGACCCTATTCGCTACAaaggtttttaattttcgaCAGTTTGTATGAAGCCATCCAAGAACAACTGTGGAGTCACACCAATGCACCTGACGCGAAACCGAACATCTAAGAGATTTGACGACGGTCTTGGATAATTTAGCCGCCAGGAGAGCTCCACTGAGTTCCAAACGAGGTATAGTCGTAGGTTTCATTGGAGACACTTTAGATTTagaacataataattttacgcTGATACCTTCATCGTTGATGGATCGTATATAGATGCAAGCTCCGTACGCACCTTGTGAAGCATCGCTAAATGAATGAAGCTCTATTATTGTAGGATTGTCACAAAGTACGTTTCGAGGAACTTCAAAATTTGCAAGACTTGGTAATGTGTTAGAAAATTCATCCCAAGTGTTTTGTATGTCTCTGGGAACGGGATCATCCCAATCAATTTTTTGTAGCCACAGAGACTGCAATAGCATTTTAGGTAAAATGACACATGGACTTATCAGACCCAATGGATCAAAAATTTTGAATGTGAATGACAAGATTAAACGTTTGGTCACCTTTGATGATTTGTCAGGGATCTGAAATGATATCTGGAGTTTGTCATTCCCCGGAGTCCACCCAAGTCCTAAAGTGGAAGTGGAAGaactaatacttaatttttCTTCTGGATTTATGGCATTCAAAATTGATTTCGAATTGGATCGATATTTCCGAAGGTTGAAGCATCCAGATTTAAGAGTATTGGATAccgaattttgaatatgtattaGTTCGTCTTCGGTGTTAGCTCCGGTAATAAGATCATCGACATAGaaatcatttttaattattgtttcgaTTGATTTGTCTGTACACTCGTGCCCTAATTGCCAAAGACAACGTGTACTTAAGAAGCTTGAACTTGCTAGACCGTACGTCACGGTTTTTAGACGCAGTATTTTAATTGGTTCGGATTCTTGCTCTCGCCATAAAATCAACTGGAGATTTTGATTGTCATCATGTAACGCAATTTGCCGATACATTTTTTCGATGTCAGCTGttagtaaaaatttatattGTCTGGCTCGAATTAGAATTGCAAAGAGTGAATCCTGGATATTTGGCCCCACCATTAGGATATCATTGAGCGCGTAGCCTGAAGGGGTGGGGGCAGATCCGTCATAGACGACCCTAATTTTCGTAGACTCGCTTGTCTCTTTGAATACAGCATGATGACACAAAAAATAGGATAGTTCAGGTGGTTTAGTTATAGGAAGAACTTCTAAGTGACCAAGTTCAGCATATTCGCGTATAAATTCGACGTATTGTTCTTTAATCTGCGGATTTCTCCTAAAACGCTTttccaaatttaaaaatcgcTGCTTAGCCATCGTATAGGAATCACCTAAACAATCTGGTGTG from Maniola hyperantus chromosome 4, iAphHyp1.2, whole genome shotgun sequence carries:
- the LOC117982002 gene encoding uncharacterized protein, producing the protein MHAGPQLLLASIRESLWPINGRRLARNTFHNCVTCKRHQGKAIYPIMGNLPIQRITPDFPFKTVGIDFAGPFYISNKKGRGSRVIKAYLCLFVCLRFKCLHLEAVSDLTKEGFLQALRRFTSRRGKPAEIFCDNGKNFVSAAKEIGIFLKANEQTIIDSATGENIKFIFSPTYSPHFGGIFEAGVKSAKYHIRRVMGNTHLNFEELGTLFTQVEAILNSRPLCPLTSNPTDYRSLTPGHFLIGRPLTSVPSPPLQHYNPNRLRRYERLEQIRQHFWQRWQKEYIAELQQRSKWQTNSAKLKEGDLVLLIEDNLPPLCWKLGRVSRLFPGSDGVSRVAEVTTSKGTFRRPFVKLCPLLTWDDPES